Proteins encoded together in one Bradyrhizobium sp. PSBB068 window:
- a CDS encoding methionine adenosyltransferase: MRASYLFTSESVSEGHPDKVCDRISDEIVDLFYREGPKAGIDPWQIRAACETLATTNKVVIAGETRGPSSVTNEQIEGVVRSAIKDIGYEQDGFHWKTCDIEILLHPQSADIAQGVDALQPGEVKEEGAGDQGIMFGYATNETPDLMPAPIFYAHKILRLISEARHSGKEKVLGPDSKSQVTVQYENGKPVGVREIVVSHQHLVEDLTSKQIRDIVEPYVREALPKEWISNKTIWHINPTGKFFIGGPDGDSGLTGRKIIVDTYGGAAPHGGGAFSGKDPTKVDRSAAYAARYVAKNIVAAGLADRCTLQLAYAIGVARPLSIYIDTHGTGKVSEDELEKAAAKAMDLTPRGIRTHLDLNRPIYARTSAYGHFGRTPDNEGGFSWEKTDLVEPLKRAL; the protein is encoded by the coding sequence ATGCGCGCGTCTTATCTCTTCACCAGCGAGTCGGTCTCGGAAGGCCATCCGGACAAGGTCTGCGATCGTATCTCGGATGAGATCGTCGATCTGTTCTACCGCGAGGGACCGAAGGCGGGCATCGATCCGTGGCAGATCCGCGCGGCGTGCGAGACGCTCGCGACCACCAACAAGGTGGTGATCGCCGGCGAAACGCGCGGCCCGAGCTCGGTCACCAACGAGCAGATCGAGGGCGTGGTTCGCTCTGCGATCAAGGACATCGGCTACGAGCAGGACGGCTTCCACTGGAAGACCTGCGACATCGAGATACTGCTGCATCCGCAGTCGGCCGATATCGCGCAGGGCGTCGATGCGCTGCAGCCGGGCGAGGTCAAGGAAGAGGGGGCCGGCGACCAGGGCATCATGTTCGGTTACGCCACCAACGAGACGCCCGACCTGATGCCGGCGCCGATCTTCTACGCCCACAAGATCCTGCGGCTGATCTCGGAAGCGCGCCACTCCGGCAAGGAGAAGGTGCTGGGTCCGGACTCCAAGAGCCAGGTCACCGTGCAGTACGAGAACGGCAAGCCGGTCGGCGTCCGCGAGATCGTGGTCTCGCACCAGCATCTGGTCGAGGACCTCACCTCGAAGCAGATCCGCGACATCGTCGAGCCGTATGTGCGCGAGGCGCTGCCGAAGGAGTGGATCAGCAACAAGACGATCTGGCACATCAATCCGACCGGCAAGTTCTTCATCGGCGGTCCCGACGGCGACTCCGGCCTGACCGGTCGCAAGATCATCGTCGACACCTATGGCGGCGCGGCTCCGCATGGCGGCGGCGCGTTCTCCGGTAAGGATCCGACCAAGGTCGACCGTTCGGCTGCCTACGCTGCGCGCTATGTCGCCAAGAACATCGTTGCGGCGGGTCTTGCCGACCGCTGCACGCTGCAGCTCGCCTACGCGATCGGCGTGGCGCGTCCGCTGTCGATCTACATCGACACCCACGGCACCGGTAAAGTGTCGGAGGACGAGCTCGAGAAGGCGGCCGCCAAGGCAATGGATCTGACGCCGCGCGGCATCCGCACCCATCTCGATCTCAACCGCCCGATCTACGCGCGCACCTCGGCCTACGGCCATTTCGGCCGCACGCCGGACAATGAAGGCGGCTTCTCCTGGGAGAAGACCGATCTCGTCGAGCCGCTGAAGCGCGCGCTCTGA
- a CDS encoding IclR family transcriptional regulator, whose translation MTRESRGIQSIEVGGELLRALARSGEPMMLRDLAREAGMPPAKAHPYLVSFSRIGLIEQDESTGRYEIGALALELGLISLRRLSAVRIATPRIAALADSINHAVSLSVWGTHGATVVRLEEPSHPVHIAMRVGSVVALLETATGRAFAAFMPPNAVKAALDSGLDRLGVGYNPKREPINAKAAEMLAEVRSRGLARAIGDPLPGVNAFAAPVFDHAGHVAVVITAMGPEGTFDAGWDSAIATALRDCAGDISRQLGHGTARASE comes from the coding sequence ATGACGAGAGAAAGCCGCGGCATACAATCGATCGAGGTCGGCGGAGAATTGCTCCGGGCGCTCGCCCGCAGCGGCGAGCCGATGATGCTGCGCGACCTCGCCCGGGAGGCCGGCATGCCGCCGGCCAAGGCGCATCCCTATCTGGTCAGCTTTTCCCGCATCGGCCTGATCGAGCAGGACGAGAGCACCGGCCGCTACGAGATCGGGGCACTGGCACTCGAGCTCGGCCTGATCAGCCTGCGCCGGCTCTCCGCGGTGCGGATCGCGACGCCCAGGATCGCCGCGCTCGCCGACAGCATCAATCATGCGGTGTCGCTGTCGGTGTGGGGCACCCATGGCGCCACCGTGGTGCGGCTCGAGGAGCCGAGCCATCCCGTGCATATCGCGATGCGCGTCGGATCCGTGGTGGCGCTGCTGGAGACCGCGACCGGCCGCGCCTTCGCCGCCTTCATGCCGCCGAACGCCGTCAAGGCAGCGCTCGACAGCGGCCTCGATCGGCTCGGCGTCGGCTACAATCCGAAACGTGAGCCGATCAACGCAAAGGCCGCCGAGATGCTGGCCGAGGTCCGCAGCCGCGGTCTCGCGCGCGCGATCGGCGATCCCCTGCCCGGCGTCAACGCGTTCGCCGCTCCGGTCTTCGATCATGCCGGCCACGTCGCCGTCGTCATCACCGCGATGGGCCCGGAAGGCACATTCGACGCCGGCTGGGACAGCGCAATCGCAACCGCGCTGCGCGATTGTGCCGGCGATATCTCGCGGCAGCTGGGGCACGGGACGGCGCGGGCATCGGAGTGA
- a CDS encoding aspartyl/asparaginyl beta-hydroxylase domain-containing protein — protein sequence MLRQLFAPQLVILYALVASTLYVHFRGKQRLRFARQLGDHSTYLAPYNVLMYAGSAVPNTPVIPVEQFPELKKLSDNWETIRDEATRLFDEGFIRAAAKNNDWGFYSFFKSGWKRFYLKWYDDFLPSARTLCPQTVELLNSIPNVHGAMFAMLPPGGKLGAHRDPFAGSLRYHLGLVTPNSNQCRILVDGVECVWRDGEAFMFDETFIHSAENKTDVNRIILFCDVERPMKYGFMTAINRWVSHNIVKASATQNVDGEHVGALNKVFGKLYEVHLASRKVKEWNRNVYYTLKYSVTALILGLIVVSALR from the coding sequence ATGTTGAGACAGCTCTTCGCGCCGCAGCTCGTTATTCTCTACGCGCTGGTGGCCTCCACACTTTACGTGCACTTCCGCGGCAAGCAGCGGTTGCGCTTCGCGCGCCAACTCGGCGATCACTCGACCTATCTCGCGCCCTACAATGTGCTGATGTATGCGGGCTCGGCCGTGCCCAACACGCCGGTGATCCCGGTCGAGCAGTTTCCCGAGCTGAAGAAGCTCTCCGACAATTGGGAGACCATCCGCGACGAGGCGACCCGGCTGTTCGACGAGGGCTTCATCCGCGCCGCGGCCAAGAACAACGACTGGGGCTTCTATTCGTTCTTCAAGAGCGGCTGGAAGCGGTTCTATCTGAAATGGTACGACGACTTCCTGCCGTCGGCACGCACGCTGTGCCCGCAGACGGTGGAGCTGCTCAATTCGATCCCGAACGTGCACGGCGCGATGTTCGCGATGCTGCCGCCCGGCGGCAAGCTCGGCGCGCACCGCGATCCGTTCGCGGGCTCCTTGCGCTATCACCTCGGCCTGGTGACGCCGAACTCGAACCAGTGCCGCATCCTCGTCGATGGCGTCGAATGCGTCTGGCGCGACGGCGAGGCCTTCATGTTCGACGAGACCTTCATCCACAGCGCCGAGAACAAGACCGACGTCAACCGCATCATCCTGTTCTGCGATGTCGAGCGTCCGATGAAGTACGGCTTCATGACGGCGATCAACCGCTGGGTCAGCCACAACATCGTCAAGGCGTCGGCCACCCAGAACGTCGACGGCGAGCATGTCGGCGCGCTGAACAAGGTGTTCGGCAAGCTCTACGAGGTCCATCTCGCGAGCCGCAAGGTCAAGGAATGGAATCGGAACGTGTACTACACGCTCAAATATTCCGTCACCGCGCTGATCCTCGGCCTGATCGTGGTGTCGGCGCTGCGGTGA
- a CDS encoding FAD-dependent oxidoreductase: MANEETYDCDALVVGSGCAGLSAAVTAGHHGLKVLVVEKEPRFGGTTARSGGWLWIPGTSLARAWGIEESPDQARTYLRHEAGNSFDAARVDAFLTEGPKAVDFFTTKTAVRFDMPLTFPDYHAEAPGGAQGGRSMVTRPFDAHELGPALKDLGSPLPELTVFGMMLGSGKEIVHFMRATRSITSAAYVAKRLSKHAADVIRNGRGMTLTNGNALAGRLAKSAFDLNIPLWLNSPVRELIVDNGVVRGAIVVREGHTIRVNAKRGVVLACGGFPHDVARRQKMFPHAPTGKEHYSPGPTGNTGDGLRLAEAAGGRVEDSLPNAAAWVPVSVTTRKDGSKGVMPHFIDRAKPGVIAVLRDGKRFANEGNSYHDFVQAMIRAAKPGEEIAAYLVCDHETLRKYGLGCVPPRPMPLGHHLKTGYLKRGATLSELAAQAGIDAGAFGATVAEFNKLAAEGRDPAFGKGSRAYNRYQGDALHGPNPCIAPIQRGPFYAIKMVIGDLGTYAGIRTDANARALDADGQPIAGLYAAGNDMASIMGGNYPGAGITLGPALTFGYIAGKHLAGAAA, from the coding sequence GTGGCTAACGAAGAAACGTATGATTGCGACGCACTCGTCGTCGGCTCCGGCTGCGCCGGGCTGTCGGCGGCGGTCACTGCCGGCCATCACGGCCTGAAGGTCCTCGTCGTCGAGAAGGAGCCGCGGTTCGGCGGCACCACGGCGCGCTCCGGCGGCTGGCTGTGGATTCCGGGCACCTCGCTGGCCAGGGCGTGGGGCATCGAGGAGAGCCCTGATCAGGCCAGGACCTATCTGCGCCACGAGGCCGGCAACAGCTTCGATGCCGCGCGCGTCGATGCGTTCCTGACCGAAGGGCCAAAGGCGGTCGACTTCTTCACGACGAAGACCGCAGTGCGTTTCGACATGCCGCTGACCTTCCCGGACTACCATGCCGAAGCCCCCGGCGGCGCGCAGGGCGGCCGCTCGATGGTGACGCGGCCGTTCGACGCCCACGAGCTTGGACCGGCCCTCAAGGATCTCGGCAGCCCCCTGCCCGAGCTCACCGTGTTCGGCATGATGCTCGGCTCCGGCAAGGAGATCGTGCACTTCATGCGCGCGACGCGGTCGATCACCTCGGCGGCCTATGTCGCCAAGCGGCTGTCGAAACACGCCGCTGACGTGATCCGCAACGGCCGCGGCATGACGCTGACCAACGGCAATGCGCTGGCCGGCCGGCTGGCAAAATCGGCGTTCGATCTCAATATCCCGCTCTGGCTCAATTCACCGGTGCGCGAATTGATCGTCGACAACGGCGTGGTGCGCGGCGCGATCGTCGTGCGCGAGGGCCACACCATCCGCGTCAATGCAAAGCGCGGCGTCGTGCTCGCCTGCGGCGGATTTCCCCATGACGTGGCGCGGCGCCAGAAGATGTTTCCGCATGCGCCGACCGGCAAGGAGCACTATTCGCCGGGCCCGACCGGCAACACCGGCGATGGTCTGCGGCTCGCGGAAGCCGCCGGCGGCCGCGTCGAGGACTCGCTGCCGAACGCGGCGGCGTGGGTGCCGGTCTCGGTCACCACGCGCAAGGACGGCTCGAAGGGCGTGATGCCGCACTTCATCGATCGCGCCAAGCCCGGCGTGATCGCGGTCCTGCGTGACGGCAAGCGGTTTGCCAATGAAGGCAATTCCTACCACGACTTCGTGCAGGCGATGATCAGAGCGGCGAAGCCCGGCGAGGAGATCGCGGCCTACCTGGTCTGCGATCACGAGACGCTGCGCAAATACGGTCTCGGCTGCGTGCCGCCGCGCCCGATGCCGCTCGGGCACCATCTGAAGACCGGCTATCTCAAGCGCGGCGCGACGCTGTCCGAGCTCGCCGCGCAGGCCGGCATCGACGCCGGCGCATTCGGGGCCACCGTCGCCGAATTCAACAAACTGGCGGCCGAGGGACGCGATCCCGCCTTCGGCAAGGGCTCGCGTGCCTACAACCGCTACCAGGGCGATGCGCTGCACGGGCCCAATCCCTGCATCGCGCCGATCCAGCGCGGGCCGTTCTACGCGATCAAGATGGTGATCGGCGATCTCGGGACCTATGCCGGCATCCGCACCGACGCCAACGCCCGCGCGCTCGACGCCGACGGCCAGCCGATTGCTGGCCTCTATGCCGCCGGCAACGACATGGCGAGTATCATGGGCGGCAACTATCCCGGCGCCGGCATCACGCTCGGCCCCGCGCTGACCTTCGGCTACATCGCGGGCAAGCATCTGGCGGGTGCCGCGGCCTAG
- a CDS encoding adenosylhomocysteinase has protein sequence MNAPTKPGFTDYIVKDIALADFGRKEISLAETEMPGLMATREEFGPKQPLKGARIAGSLHMTIQTAVLIETLAALGADIRWVSCNIYSTQDHAAAAIAAAGIPVFAIKGETLTEYWDYTAKLFDWHGGGTPNMILDDGGDATMLVHAGVRAEQGDTAFLDKPTSEEEEIFYALVKRLLKEKPKGYFAEIAKNIKGVSEETTTGVHRLYEMANKGTLLFPAINVNDSVTKSKFDNLYGCRESLVDGIRRGTDVMLSGKVAMVAGFGDVGKGSAASLRQAGCRVMVSEVDPICALQAAMEGYEVTTMEDAAPRADIFVTATGNKDIITIEHMRAMKDRAIVCNIGHFDNEIQIASLRNLKWTNIKPQVDEIEFPDKHRIIMLSEGRLVNLGNAMGHPSFVMSASFTNQTLAQIELWANNKDGKYAKKVYVLPKTLDEKVARLHLAKIGVKLTELRKDQADYIGVKQEGPYKSDRYRY, from the coding sequence ATGAACGCCCCCACGAAGCCCGGCTTCACCGACTACATCGTCAAGGACATTGCGCTCGCCGATTTCGGCCGCAAGGAAATCTCGCTGGCCGAGACCGAAATGCCCGGCCTGATGGCCACCCGCGAGGAGTTCGGCCCCAAGCAGCCGCTGAAAGGCGCGCGCATCGCGGGCTCGCTGCACATGACGATCCAGACCGCCGTGCTGATCGAGACGCTGGCCGCGCTCGGCGCCGACATCCGCTGGGTCTCCTGCAACATCTACTCGACCCAGGATCACGCTGCCGCCGCGATCGCCGCCGCCGGCATTCCGGTGTTCGCCATCAAGGGCGAGACGCTGACCGAGTATTGGGACTACACCGCCAAGCTGTTCGACTGGCACGGCGGCGGCACGCCCAACATGATCCTCGATGACGGCGGCGACGCCACCATGCTGGTGCATGCCGGCGTGCGCGCCGAGCAGGGCGACACCGCGTTCCTCGACAAGCCGACCTCCGAGGAGGAAGAGATCTTCTACGCGCTCGTGAAGCGCCTCCTGAAGGAGAAGCCGAAGGGCTACTTCGCCGAGATCGCCAAGAACATCAAGGGCGTCTCGGAAGAGACCACCACGGGCGTGCATCGCCTGTACGAGATGGCCAACAAGGGCACGCTGCTGTTCCCGGCGATCAACGTCAACGACAGCGTCACCAAGTCGAAGTTCGACAACCTCTATGGCTGCCGTGAATCGCTGGTCGACGGCATCCGCCGCGGCACCGACGTGATGCTGTCGGGCAAGGTCGCGATGGTTGCGGGCTTCGGCGACGTCGGTAAGGGCTCGGCCGCCTCGCTGCGCCAGGCCGGCTGCCGCGTCATGGTCTCCGAAGTCGATCCGATCTGCGCGCTGCAGGCGGCGATGGAAGGCTATGAGGTCACGACCATGGAAGACGCAGCGCCGCGCGCCGACATCTTCGTCACCGCCACCGGCAACAAGGACATCATCACCATCGAGCACATGCGCGCGATGAAGGATCGCGCCATCGTCTGCAACATCGGCCACTTCGACAACGAGATTCAGATCGCGAGCCTTCGCAATCTGAAGTGGACCAACATCAAGCCGCAGGTCGATGAGATCGAGTTCCCCGACAAGCACCGCATCATCATGCTGTCCGAAGGCCGTCTCGTGAACCTCGGCAATGCGATGGGCCATCCGTCCTTCGTGATGTCGGCCTCGTTCACCAACCAGACGCTGGCGCAGATCGAACTCTGGGCCAACAACAAGGACGGCAAGTACGCCAAGAAGGTCTACGTGCTGCCGAAGACGCTCGACGAGAAGGTCGCCCGCCTGCACCTCGCCAAGATCGGCGTCAAGCTGACCGAGCTGCGCAAGGACCAGGCCGATTACATCGGCGTCAAGCAGGAAGGTCCGTACAAGTCGGATCGCTACCGCTACTGA
- a CDS encoding ABC transporter substrate-binding protein, with protein MRHVLATAILAATVTAARAQVSDDVVRIGVLTDLSSWGRDNSGPGSVEAAKMAVEEFGPTVLGKPIEIVSADHQMKTDVGVQIVRGWFDNNKVDAVVDIPNSGIAIAVHNMVRERNKIALLSGPGASSLTDELCSPNTVHFTYDTYALSKVTASAVIAEGGKSWYFITADYAFGQQLEKDATRFINEMGGKVLGGVKHPTNTADFSSFALQAQSSKADVVAFANAGQDTDNSIKQSGEFGLVQGGQKLVGLLMFDTDVHAIGLNAAQGTYMTTASYWNMDEKTRAWSKKFFARTNVMPTMIQTGVYGSVLHYLKGIQAAGTDDPQKVMAKMRELPIEDTFVHGGRLREDGRVIRDMYLAKVKKPSESKKPWDYLDIIKTVKGEDAFRPVSESKCPLLKK; from the coding sequence ATGAGACACGTTTTGGCGACAGCCATCCTCGCGGCGACGGTGACGGCTGCTCGCGCCCAGGTTTCCGATGACGTCGTGCGCATCGGCGTGCTGACCGACCTGTCGAGCTGGGGCCGCGACAATTCGGGCCCGGGTTCGGTCGAGGCGGCCAAGATGGCGGTCGAGGAATTCGGCCCCACCGTGCTCGGCAAGCCGATCGAGATCGTCTCCGCTGACCACCAGATGAAGACCGATGTCGGCGTGCAGATCGTGCGCGGCTGGTTCGACAACAACAAGGTCGACGCGGTCGTCGACATTCCCAATTCCGGCATCGCGATCGCCGTGCACAACATGGTGCGCGAGCGCAACAAGATCGCGCTGCTCTCCGGCCCCGGCGCGAGCTCGCTGACCGATGAGCTGTGCAGCCCAAACACCGTGCACTTCACCTACGATACCTATGCGCTGTCGAAAGTGACGGCTTCGGCGGTGATCGCGGAGGGCGGCAAGTCCTGGTACTTCATCACCGCGGACTATGCGTTCGGCCAGCAGCTCGAGAAGGATGCCACGCGCTTCATCAACGAGATGGGCGGCAAGGTGCTCGGCGGCGTCAAGCATCCGACCAACACGGCAGACTTCTCCTCCTTTGCGCTGCAGGCGCAGAGCTCGAAGGCCGACGTGGTGGCATTCGCCAATGCCGGCCAGGACACCGACAATTCGATCAAGCAGTCCGGCGAGTTCGGCCTCGTGCAGGGCGGCCAGAAGCTGGTCGGCCTTCTGATGTTCGACACCGACGTGCATGCCATCGGGCTCAACGCCGCGCAGGGCACCTACATGACGACAGCGTCGTACTGGAATATGGATGAGAAGACGCGCGCCTGGTCGAAGAAGTTCTTCGCCCGCACCAACGTGATGCCGACCATGATCCAGACCGGCGTCTACGGCTCGGTGCTGCATTATCTGAAGGGGATCCAGGCTGCCGGCACCGACGATCCGCAGAAGGTGATGGCCAAGATGCGCGAGCTGCCGATCGAGGACACCTTCGTGCACGGCGGCAGACTGCGCGAGGACGGCCGCGTGATCCGCGACATGTACCTGGCGAAGGTGAAGAAGCCCTCGGAATCCAAGAAGCCTTGGGACTATCTCGACATCATCAAGACGGTGAAGGGCGAGGATGCGTTTCGTCCGGTCTCCGAATCCAAGTGCCCGCTGCTGAAGAAATAG